A stretch of Aureispira sp. CCB-E DNA encodes these proteins:
- a CDS encoding SUMF1/EgtB/PvdO family nonheme iron enzyme: MNTLLNKELKLVLLWLLFPMLGMAQSGNWMSSKQIEKDNLLFIEGGTYNMGQDAEEDIVRRVTVSAFYIAPTEVTNKEYRAFINWLNKHNKSQVVAMLPDTSIWQRCVSKELGEQLFNDYFRLPAFDYYPVVGVSWLQATAFTKWKSDRYNEQLAKTSGLWSSEMQEKYAFSTAEFLSGTYHKKEGIDFPNGHNLFLPNHRLLTEAEWEYAAWALIGKRLQNEDGYVANQQLVSTPTDGKEKHYKKEINQERKKALRHARKYPVPNYYNAEKHNLPKCVFEGDINAYGIFNMNGNVAEWVYDVYQPISKVVENIPKPITAPQSKDTQKTIPEDQMSVIETPWEEVVAKGKAAQSHLKVDANSLRVLKGAKSVNEKSPGNRKGAKAGGQQERLIGFRCGMTRVEPLE; this comes from the coding sequence ATGAACACACTATTAAACAAAGAACTTAAGTTGGTTTTATTATGGTTGTTATTTCCTATGTTAGGAATGGCTCAATCTGGCAATTGGATGTCGAGTAAACAAATAGAGAAAGACAACTTATTATTTATAGAAGGAGGTACGTATAACATGGGGCAAGATGCAGAGGAGGATATTGTTCGTAGAGTAACGGTTAGTGCCTTTTATATAGCACCAACGGAAGTAACGAATAAGGAATATAGGGCATTTATCAATTGGCTAAATAAGCACAATAAATCACAGGTAGTAGCAATGTTACCTGATACAAGTATATGGCAACGTTGTGTCTCTAAAGAGCTTGGAGAGCAACTTTTTAACGATTATTTTAGACTTCCAGCATTTGATTATTATCCTGTTGTTGGGGTATCTTGGTTGCAAGCTACTGCATTTACAAAATGGAAATCGGACCGTTATAACGAACAGCTCGCTAAAACAAGCGGATTGTGGTCTTCAGAGATGCAAGAGAAATATGCTTTTTCTACGGCTGAATTCCTTTCGGGAACTTATCATAAAAAAGAAGGGATAGATTTTCCTAATGGTCACAATCTATTCTTGCCCAATCATCGATTACTAACCGAAGCAGAATGGGAGTATGCAGCTTGGGCATTAATTGGCAAGCGCCTTCAAAATGAGGATGGTTATGTGGCTAACCAACAATTAGTATCGACACCTACGGACGGGAAAGAAAAGCATTATAAAAAAGAGATAAACCAAGAACGAAAAAAAGCCTTGCGCCACGCTCGAAAATATCCTGTTCCTAATTATTATAATGCTGAGAAACACAACTTGCCTAAATGTGTCTTTGAAGGAGATATTAATGCTTATGGGATTTTTAATATGAATGGGAATGTAGCAGAATGGGTGTACGATGTTTATCAACCTATTTCCAAAGTAGTGGAAAACATTCCAAAACCAATAACGGCACCTCAATCCAAGGATACTCAAAAAACAATTCCTGAAGATCAAATGAGTGTCATAGAAACACCATGGGAAGAAGTGGTCGCAAAAGGGAAGGCTGCTCAGTCTCATTTAAAGGTAGATGCCAATAGCTTACGTGTACTTAAGGGCGCTAAATCTGTTAATGAAAAAAGCCCAGGAAACCGAAAAGGCGCAAAAGCTGGAGGGCAACAAGAGCGTTTGATTGGTTTTAGATGTGGGATGACTAGAGTAGAACCATTGGAGTAA
- a CDS encoding Rieske 2Fe-2S domain-containing protein — translation MASKERVLPPFPNGWYVVEISKKLKKGQIHTKKFMGQDVVVFRTQSGEACIMDAYCPHMGAHFGFGGDVQGECIRCPFHSFEFDTKGNCTKTGYGTKPPSKAKANIFPINEINGVILAYYDSEGKPPHWQVPQIDLEGWMPFEWVEWELRSHPQETSENSVDVGHFSEIHGYNKVSILEEPFAEGPYLSAKYGMERHSFLGKHFKPIQIEFTPHVHGLGFSFVEAKTSPYGLETRHFVLPTPTDGDRIILRIASSLKKITQPGRINPLLNLVPKSLLSYIISKQVIREYKNDVYQDFKIWENKKYIIRTPLAPGDGPIGFYRLWARQFYNEPTADVLS, via the coding sequence ATGGCATCAAAAGAACGTGTTTTACCTCCATTTCCCAATGGCTGGTATGTAGTTGAAATATCAAAAAAATTAAAAAAGGGACAGATACACACTAAAAAATTCATGGGGCAAGATGTTGTTGTCTTTCGCACTCAAAGTGGCGAGGCTTGCATAATGGACGCATATTGTCCACACATGGGGGCGCACTTTGGTTTTGGGGGCGATGTTCAAGGGGAATGCATTCGTTGCCCTTTCCATAGTTTTGAGTTTGACACCAAAGGAAATTGTACCAAAACAGGCTATGGCACCAAACCTCCCTCTAAAGCAAAAGCGAATATTTTCCCAATCAATGAAATCAATGGAGTCATTTTGGCATACTATGACTCTGAAGGAAAACCTCCTCATTGGCAGGTTCCTCAAATTGACCTAGAAGGCTGGATGCCTTTTGAGTGGGTAGAATGGGAATTGCGCAGCCATCCACAAGAAACAAGTGAAAATAGTGTTGATGTGGGGCATTTTTCTGAAATCCACGGTTACAACAAAGTATCTATTCTTGAGGAGCCTTTTGCCGAAGGTCCTTATCTATCCGCGAAGTATGGCATGGAGCGACATAGTTTCTTGGGCAAACACTTCAAGCCTATTCAAATAGAATTTACTCCTCATGTTCATGGTTTAGGTTTCTCTTTTGTAGAAGCCAAAACAAGTCCTTATGGACTAGAAACAAGGCATTTTGTCTTGCCAACACCTACCGACGGGGATCGTATCATTCTTAGAATTGCTTCTTCTCTAAAAAAAATCACACAGCCTGGTCGCATCAATCCATTGCTCAATCTTGTCCCCAAATCCTTGCTTAGCTATATCATTTCCAAACAAGTCATTCGAGAATACAAAAATGATGTTTATCAGGATTTCAAAATTTGGGAAAATAAGAAGTATATTATTCGTACGCCTTTAGCTCCTGGTGATGGTCCTATTGGATTTTATCGCCTTTGGGCTAGACAATTTTATAATGAGCCAACCGCAGATGTATTAAGTTAG
- a CDS encoding D-Ala-D-Ala carboxypeptidase family metallohydrolase, translating into MKKRLLKTLCSLIIIGSIGILISFSAIRDKVEMVCYDLFNKNDYIDNKAAIQNLLASFKTVSLDDLPKEYLSESQLNHSSYLSLTKGIRFYVLKKKDCYKKVIGNNRIKDLISKDNRYKNLWYFSDQELYWGIDQRVLFKALELQEALKQLKLNQDAIQITSGHRTPQQNKLVNGASKSRHIKGQALDFWIGDVNKDGKYTSEDKAIVLELCDKKIIGNKGGIGLYPGTQVVHIDVRGRRARWNSY; encoded by the coding sequence ATGAAAAAACGCTTATTAAAAACGCTCTGCTCATTAATTATAATTGGTAGTATTGGAATCCTAATTTCTTTTTCAGCAATCAGAGATAAGGTAGAAATGGTCTGCTATGATCTTTTTAACAAAAATGATTATATAGATAATAAAGCAGCAATACAAAACCTTCTTGCTTCTTTTAAAACTGTTTCGTTGGATGATTTGCCTAAAGAATATTTATCAGAATCGCAACTGAATCATTCTTCTTATTTATCTTTAACTAAAGGAATTCGTTTTTATGTTCTAAAGAAAAAAGATTGTTATAAAAAGGTAATTGGTAATAATCGAATCAAAGATTTAATTTCTAAAGACAATCGGTATAAAAACTTGTGGTATTTTTCTGATCAAGAGCTTTACTGGGGAATAGACCAAAGAGTTTTGTTCAAAGCACTCGAATTACAAGAAGCATTAAAACAACTCAAATTAAACCAAGATGCCATACAAATCACCTCAGGGCATCGCACCCCACAGCAAAATAAATTGGTAAACGGTGCCTCCAAAAGTAGGCATATCAAAGGACAAGCTTTGGATTTTTGGATTGGAGATGTTAACAAGGATGGCAAATATACATCCGAAGATAAAGCAATTGTCTTAGAACTTTGCGATAAAAAAATTATTGGCAATAAAGGAGGCATAGGACTTTATCCTGGCACCCAAGTCGTCCATATTGATGTGCGTGGACGTCGAGCAAGATGGAATAGTTACTAG
- a CDS encoding WG repeat-containing protein: protein MHLKATYTLNIFIAYHPKDQVQFEELLHNLEGLDKKNAGYVVNKVWYDGTDLSESGRASIRELTEAADLVLLLMSDNSILSPFFISQELRETLQQHDNEQSIVVPIILNTCWWEDTVFRNLDVLPRAGLPIYDSSNIKNELFDQVVQELDRKLEKVRQRKEELEETFKSKITEAEAIFNNWQKRPGRLRAALPLYKEAVKLWREGFAPDIKIIEAHVDICHREIDFRHYSKAAHEAYKNQDYQTCFFNCKDALDLRDDAVIRRLYNKVKNYLDEIELKEKRAPFEAHLTQGHEYFLALMWKKAKEQYTLALEHYQPNFMPERKIIERKIKICEREAILEFALSEATRLYSIQNYQRMAHVLIDSIQTINHEALYRIEHATKLIGYLQHVEPFLDKKTDKWGFVNNKTHNIIIAPKYTAAYNFSENLAGVKKWERWGFIDIEGNEVIPFLYNYVSHFQNGIAQVIKNGETYCINHKGERVEADVYQVEVPIDTPDDEIPKLLPPDLDGIL, encoded by the coding sequence ATGCACTTAAAAGCTACCTATACCTTAAATATTTTCATTGCTTATCACCCCAAAGATCAAGTACAATTTGAGGAATTGCTCCATAACCTAGAAGGCCTAGACAAAAAAAATGCAGGTTATGTAGTCAATAAGGTTTGGTATGATGGAACAGATTTATCAGAGTCTGGGCGAGCAAGTATCCGTGAATTGACAGAAGCCGCTGATTTGGTCTTGTTACTTATGAGTGACAATTCTATTTTATCTCCCTTTTTTATCTCCCAAGAACTACGAGAAACACTACAACAGCACGATAATGAACAAAGTATTGTTGTCCCTATTATATTAAATACTTGTTGGTGGGAAGATACAGTATTCAGAAATTTGGATGTCTTACCTAGAGCAGGGCTCCCCATTTATGATAGTTCTAATATCAAAAATGAATTATTTGATCAAGTCGTTCAAGAACTAGATCGAAAGTTAGAAAAAGTACGCCAACGCAAAGAAGAATTAGAAGAAACATTTAAATCAAAAATTACAGAAGCCGAAGCTATTTTTAACAATTGGCAAAAGCGCCCAGGGCGCTTGCGTGCCGCTTTACCGCTTTACAAAGAAGCCGTTAAATTATGGAGAGAAGGGTTTGCCCCTGATATAAAAATCATTGAGGCTCATGTAGATATTTGCCATCGAGAAATAGATTTTCGTCATTACTCCAAAGCCGCTCACGAAGCCTACAAAAATCAAGATTATCAAACTTGCTTTTTTAATTGTAAAGATGCTTTAGATTTAAGAGATGATGCCGTCATTCGTCGTTTGTACAATAAGGTTAAAAACTATTTGGATGAAATTGAATTAAAGGAAAAGCGAGCGCCTTTTGAAGCACACTTAACACAAGGACACGAATATTTTTTGGCGCTTATGTGGAAAAAGGCAAAAGAGCAGTATACTTTGGCCTTAGAGCATTACCAACCTAATTTTATGCCTGAACGAAAAATCATTGAGCGCAAAATTAAGATTTGTGAACGAGAAGCGATACTAGAATTCGCACTGTCAGAAGCTACTAGGCTTTACAGTATTCAAAATTATCAACGAATGGCGCATGTCTTAATCGATAGCATTCAAACCATTAATCACGAAGCACTTTATCGCATTGAGCATGCAACCAAACTTATTGGCTACTTGCAACATGTAGAGCCTTTTTTGGATAAAAAAACAGATAAATGGGGATTTGTCAATAACAAAACGCACAATATTATTATCGCTCCTAAATATACTGCTGCCTATAACTTTAGTGAGAATTTGGCTGGTGTAAAAAAATGGGAACGATGGGGTTTTATTGATATTGAAGGAAATGAAGTCATTCCTTTCTTATACAACTACGTTAGTCATTTCCAAAATGGTATTGCCCAAGTTATTAAAAATGGTGAGACCTATTGCATCAATCACAAAGGAGAACGAGTAGAGGCAGATGTTTATCAAGTAGAAGTTCCCATTGATACGCCTGATGATGAAATTCCTAAGCTACTTCCTCCTGATTTGGATGGGATTTTATAA
- a CDS encoding T9SS type A sorting domain-containing protein, whose protein sequence is MKKLILLCVFSFSLLQTSLGQQHLVSYQLVQHYDIQDVQAILNGFGIPPTVVAPEFELDYYKVSYTTSNARGNGTTIATGALVVPTGVTCPVPLVSYQHGTTTTKTSVPSYQGGSEYQIGVLASAIAGVVCAMPDYLGLGDEPGFHPYINSRTEASATIDMMRAARELKDSLGFNLNDQVFLFGYSQGGHSTMAAFKEIETNLSNEFTVTACAPMSGPYDVSGVQAATITNPQPYATPAYLPYVILGAQEAYGNVYNNLSEIFRSPYDTLLPSYFDGVHSTGWINNQLPDTPSHMLDSTFFSNYINDPNHFGRVLLREQDVYSWVPQAPLAMYYCEGDEQVFYGNSVVALDTMTALGALNVSATELGPTLDHTACAPLAILSAFAFFELYMDLSGGMTLNNTVVDASSGTSNDGSITLLANNGTGPYVYDWQGSLTGQTTDSVSGLAPDVYEVRVSDTRGCYIKQDITVSVASSITSIDPASNYFKIMPNPSQNTFYLKVVRPLNSSYNVSIIDMLGRTVHQTFNADSPFISYDVSQIPNGTYWVRLEHEADIYTQKLVIQR, encoded by the coding sequence ATGAAAAAACTTATTTTACTCTGTGTTTTCTCTTTTTCTCTGCTTCAAACTAGCCTAGGACAACAACATTTAGTTTCCTATCAACTCGTACAACATTACGACATTCAAGATGTCCAAGCGATTTTAAATGGCTTTGGGATTCCGCCTACTGTTGTAGCCCCTGAATTTGAATTAGATTATTACAAAGTAAGTTATACAACATCTAATGCAAGAGGGAATGGAACGACAATTGCCACAGGAGCACTTGTGGTGCCAACGGGCGTTACCTGTCCTGTTCCTTTGGTCAGTTACCAACACGGAACAACAACTACCAAAACAAGTGTTCCTTCTTATCAAGGTGGCTCCGAGTATCAAATTGGGGTACTGGCATCTGCTATTGCTGGCGTCGTTTGTGCCATGCCCGATTACTTAGGCTTAGGAGACGAACCTGGATTTCATCCCTATATAAATTCTAGAACTGAGGCTTCTGCCACTATTGACATGATGCGAGCTGCTCGTGAGCTGAAAGATAGTTTAGGTTTTAATTTAAACGACCAAGTTTTTTTGTTTGGCTATTCTCAAGGTGGTCATTCTACAATGGCAGCATTCAAAGAAATTGAAACCAATCTTTCCAACGAATTTACAGTAACTGCTTGCGCCCCTATGTCGGGACCTTACGATGTATCAGGTGTACAAGCTGCGACCATTACGAATCCTCAACCTTATGCAACTCCAGCTTATTTACCTTATGTTATTTTGGGTGCGCAAGAGGCATATGGGAATGTCTACAACAATCTTTCTGAGATTTTCCGTTCTCCTTACGATACATTACTACCAAGTTATTTTGATGGCGTTCATTCTACAGGTTGGATTAACAATCAATTACCAGATACCCCAAGTCATATGCTGGATTCTACTTTTTTTAGTAATTATATAAACGACCCCAACCATTTTGGTAGGGTATTATTAAGAGAACAAGATGTTTATAGTTGGGTTCCTCAAGCTCCTTTGGCTATGTATTATTGTGAAGGAGACGAACAGGTATTTTATGGCAATTCTGTTGTAGCACTGGACACAATGACTGCTTTGGGCGCTCTAAATGTCTCTGCAACAGAACTAGGACCTACCTTAGATCATACGGCTTGTGCTCCATTAGCCATTCTTTCTGCTTTTGCATTTTTTGAACTATACATGGATTTAAGTGGTGGAATGACATTGAACAACACTGTTGTAGATGCTTCCTCTGGCACTAGTAACGACGGCTCAATTACACTTTTAGCCAACAATGGTACAGGACCCTATGTTTATGATTGGCAAGGCAGTTTAACTGGTCAAACTACAGATAGCGTGTCGGGACTTGCACCCGATGTGTATGAAGTTAGGGTATCCGATACACGTGGTTGTTATATCAAGCAAGATATTACCGTTAGTGTCGCATCTTCTATCACCTCTATTGATCCTGCCAGCAACTACTTTAAAATAATGCCTAATCCTAGTCAAAATACATTCTATCTAAAAGTTGTCCGACCACTCAACAGCTCTTATAACGTTAGCATTATAGATATGTTGGGACGCACTGTTCATCAGACATTTAATGCAGATAGCCCCTTTATTAGTTATGACGTAAGTCAAATTCCGAATGGAACATATTGGGTTCGTCTAGAACATGAGGCAGATATTTACACTCAAAAGTTAGTCATCCAACGATGA
- a CDS encoding YdcF family protein: protein MNQLTNIMKKIAILGVLAIIVSSCINRSARRSFERYGVHGPYDAIIVPGVPFENDEWSEIMKMRVHWAVYLYNQGTTKNIIFSGSAVYSPYVEAKIMALYAEQLGVDTAHIYTEERAEHSSENLYYSYRIAKDNNLKKVALATDPFQGSFLRGFANKIKLHDIGFLPIVFDTLSKIDLVTPAIDPSTAYVDDFKSITERENGFIRFQGTMGKFIEYEEGDDPKSKKNK from the coding sequence ATGAATCAGTTAACAAATATAATGAAAAAAATAGCGATACTGGGTGTCTTAGCTATAATAGTAAGTTCTTGTATTAATAGGAGTGCAAGGCGTAGTTTTGAACGGTATGGCGTACACGGTCCTTACGATGCGATTATTGTTCCAGGAGTACCTTTTGAAAATGACGAGTGGAGTGAGATTATGAAAATGAGAGTGCATTGGGCTGTTTACTTGTATAATCAGGGAACAACTAAAAATATTATTTTCTCTGGGAGTGCGGTTTATTCCCCTTACGTAGAAGCCAAAATTATGGCTTTGTATGCCGAACAATTGGGCGTAGATACAGCGCATATTTATACAGAAGAAAGGGCAGAGCATAGTTCAGAAAACCTTTACTACTCTTATCGAATTGCCAAAGATAACAACTTAAAAAAGGTAGCTTTGGCAACAGATCCTTTCCAAGGTTCTTTTTTGAGAGGGTTTGCTAATAAAATCAAATTACATGATATTGGTTTTCTACCAATTGTATTTGATACGCTAAGCAAAATAGATTTGGTTACACCAGCAATAGATCCTAGTACAGCTTATGTAGATGATTTTAAATCAATTACCGAACGTGAAAATGGCTTTATTCGTTTTCAAGGAACAATGGGGAAATTTATAGAGTATGAAGAAGGGGATGATCCTAAGAGCAAAAAAAATAAATAA
- a CDS encoding cytochrome c peroxidase: MLKVVTLSLWVLIFCYGTIGCHTASSSMGFYDNLPHNFPNIQHPEDNLPTELRVQLGRMLFYDPILSKDSTVSCASCHKQQFAFADSVPLSLGVEQRLGTQNAPSLVNVAYAPYFTRAGGVPTLEMQILVPIQETHELDFNIVLAAQRIAKDSLYSTMSLAAYNRPPDPYVVTRSIAAFERSLVAAHSPYDKYTYYRKKKALSSSAQRGLQLFMSHKTDCSSCHTPPHFSNFSFQNNGLYEHYADSGRIRLTYQEQDRALFKVPSLRNISMSAPYMHDGSLQTLEEVIQHYNRGGQPHKHKSPLIRPLHLNTQEQKDLVAFLESLTDKYILTHPSFSNPHHSIKH, encoded by the coding sequence ATGCTAAAAGTGGTTACTCTATCTTTGTGGGTTTTAATTTTTTGCTATGGCACAATAGGATGCCATACAGCTAGTTCTTCCATGGGTTTTTATGATAATTTACCTCATAATTTCCCAAATATCCAACACCCTGAAGATAACTTACCAACAGAACTCCGTGTTCAGTTAGGGCGAATGCTTTTCTACGACCCTATTCTATCTAAAGACAGCACCGTATCTTGTGCCAGTTGTCACAAACAGCAATTTGCTTTTGCCGACAGTGTGCCCCTTAGTTTGGGTGTAGAACAACGTCTCGGGACTCAAAATGCGCCCTCTCTAGTTAATGTTGCCTATGCCCCCTATTTTACAAGAGCAGGAGGTGTCCCTACTTTAGAAATGCAAATCTTAGTTCCTATTCAAGAAACACATGAGCTCGATTTTAATATAGTATTGGCCGCCCAACGAATCGCCAAAGACAGCCTCTATAGTACCATGAGCCTAGCAGCTTATAATCGCCCTCCTGACCCTTATGTTGTCACCCGTTCTATTGCTGCTTTTGAACGCAGTTTGGTTGCTGCCCATTCTCCTTACGACAAGTATACTTACTATCGTAAAAAAAAGGCGCTTAGTTCTAGTGCTCAAAGAGGGCTACAACTATTTATGAGTCATAAAACAGATTGTTCTTCGTGTCATACCCCACCTCATTTTTCTAATTTTTCGTTTCAAAACAATGGTCTATACGAACACTATGCTGATTCTGGTAGAATTCGGCTGACTTATCAAGAACAAGATCGGGCTCTTTTTAAGGTGCCTTCCTTAAGAAACATTAGCATGAGTGCTCCATATATGCACGATGGCAGCCTTCAAACCTTAGAAGAGGTCATCCAACATTACAACAGAGGAGGACAACCACACAAACACAAAAGTCCTCTTATTCGTCCACTTCATTTGAATACTCAAGAACAAAAGGATTTGGTGGCATTTTTAGAATCACTGACAGATAAGTATATTCTAACTCATCCTTCTTTTAGCAATCCCCATCATTCCATAAAACATTAA